Part of the Zea mays cultivar B73 chromosome 4, Zm-B73-REFERENCE-NAM-5.0, whole genome shotgun sequence genome is shown below.
tccgcaacaaacaagatgagcatggtgtggtgacaaggaacaaagcccgacttgtggccaagggatattcacaagtcaaaatgTTTGGATTTCAGAAAAACCtacgcacccgtagctaggcttgagtcaattcgtatattacttgcctatgctacttaccatggctttaagctctatcaaatggacgtgaaaagtgccttcctcaatggaccaatcaaggaggaggtctatgttgagcaacctcccggctttgaagatagtgagtaccctaaccatgtttataaactctctaaggcgctttatgggctcaagcaagccccaagagcatggtatgaatgcctaagagattttcttatcgctaatggcttcaaagtcggaaaagccgatcctactctctttaccaaaactattgcaaatgatttgtttgtatgccaaatttatgttgatgatatcatatttgggtctactaacaaatctacttgtgaagagtttagtaggatcatgattcaaaaatttgagatgtctatgatgggggagttgaagtattttctaggatttcaagtcaagcaactccaagagggcaccttcatcagccaaacaaagtacattcaagacatactcaccaagttagggatgaaggatgccaagcccaccaagacacccatgggaaccaatgggcatctcgacctcgacacgggaggtaaatccatagatcaaaaggtatatcggtcgatgataggatctttactctatttatgtgcatctcgaccggatattatgctttctgtatgcatgtgtaagattccaagccgatcctaaggaagttcaccttacggccgtaaaatgaatcttgagatatttggttcttacacctaagtttggcctttggtaccccaagggatccacttttgatttaattggttattctgatgctgattgggcagggtgtaaaattgatagaaagagcatatcagggacttgtcagttcttgggaagatccctggtgtcttgggcttcaaagaaacaaaattctgtagctctttctaccgccgaagccgagtatattgccgcaggccattgttgcgcgcaattgctttggatgaggcaaacccttagggactatggttacaaattaaccaaagttcctctcctatgtgataatgagagtgcaatccgcatggcggataatcccgttgagcacagccgcactaaacacatagccattcggtatcactttttgagggatcgccaacaaaggggggatatcgagattgcatatgttagcacaaaagaacaattagccaatatctttaccaagccattagatgagaaaacctttaccaaacttaggcatgagctaaacattcttgattctaggaattttgattgatattttgcacacatagctcatttatatacctttgatcatctctttcatttgctatgactaatgtgttcttcaagtgcattccatgctaagtcatagattgaaagggaaatggagtcttcggcgaagacaaggcttccactccactctatcaaattattcatccttcgccgtcactccgcaccgttctccaatttggtataatcttcactcctatattatgtaccaaagggggagaaagtttgaaaaagggcttatatttcactcacaagtatccatttttggcgattcatgccaaagggggagaaagtattagcccaaagcaaaaggaccgcaccaccaccaatttcaaaaatttgtaatccttcaatttgtattaaagaagtttttcaattggtatcttattttttatataatttctaattggtatgacccctttcaaaattagtatctaaaaccctcttgaacaataagaggagaatctcattaagggggagttttgtttagtcaaaggaaaagcatttgaaatagggggagaaaatttcaaatcttgaaaatgcttctcaaaatcataTTCATACACCTTTTGACTATtttcaaaagactttgaaaaagaatttccaaaacatttgcaaaaacaaaacaagtggtgtaagcgtggtccaaaatgttaaatatgaagaaagcatccatgcatatcttatgaaatatatattggtttaattccaagtaacctttgcacttaccttctgCAAActagttgttgggggccttcgtcctccgaaggtcctcaaaaacatgatttgacaatgttttccaagtggattatgtgaacaggtaccttcggactcagaattacgaacatgaagtgcggtcaggacgaagcctgaaccagacgaaggacgggctgattaccaagctccacgaaggatggtgcacagccgaagctgtgcgcagggaagcttcgtcgcgatagcagagaggggaaccgacttaaagatgaaaagactacgtgggccttgtcagatttccataagtcattgacaaatgtaatggacataaatgtaattttacgtgggctgcgtcccgcgtctataaatagatgaacagtactcccgtactgttcacgctgacttggcatttgcttttgcgtcacgcttgtactttttaccttctctcaggaccgaaggtacatctgtaatttgaaatcatttctatttttccatgttaataaaatagaaatgattctatgatgatgcttatattatatttcatgctttatatgaatccttcgtcattacttgttatgtttacgaaggtatgtctcttatgaccttcgtccgaaactcattatttcccgaagggacataatgcttcgaaggacgaaggactttaacacttaacactttttatgttgccttgttcttaactcttagcatttgagaacaagtccccaacattggcgcccacctccggtgaactcacttccacttcgagttttttgaacaccttcggaagctatagaccctcgctatggcgccgaagaaagcttcagcgactggggctgcagcactgcaaccgctggaccccaaccaggagaccgtctctctccgggaggcccgaaaccagaagaggaaggctgtcagcccgacgattcaggaggacgattctgcacttatatatttgctttggtttgtgttggcatcaatcaccaaaaagggggagatttatAGGGAAATACGCtcgcaccttttcctaaatgattttggtggttgaattgcccaacacaaataattggactaactagtttgctctagatcataagttctacaggtgccaaaggttcacaataaacaaaTACAAAGATAaaaaaagggttcaaaaagaaaggagcaaaaccaaccgaaggctgccatggtctggcgcaccggacagtgtccggtgcaccagggtggattctctccaactcgctagcttcgggaattcggggagccactccgctataattcaccggactgaccggtgtagcaccggactgtccgatgtgccaagcggagtaacggctcacagcgccaacggtcatctgcaaaaggtgaacagtgatcaacagtgcgcgactgcgcgcgcagaagtcagagcaagcgcagaaggcgcatcggacagtgaatagtgactgtccggtacaccaccagactgtccggtgacccacatgtcagaagctccaacggtcggaacccaacggctgggtgacgtggctggcgcaccggacagtgtccggtggcgcaccggactgtccggtgcgccatacggcagaagccctcaccaacgaccattttggtggttggggctataaatacccccaaccaccacacttcaatgcatccaagtttttagccatcaaacctcatacaagagctctagacttcattccaagacacaaacaaagagttcaaatcctctcccaagtccggaatcactccaaacaaattagtgactagagagagacttttgtgttcttttgagctcttgcgcttggaccgcttttcttcttcatctattcttgtttccaactcacttgtaataaaagcaagagacaacaagttgtggtggtccttgtagtggactaagtgtcccatttgattgaagtgaAAGGCTCACTTGGtcaaagtgaccgtttgagagagggaaagggttgaaagagacccggtctttgtgaccacctcaacggggagtaggtttgcaagaaccgaacctcggtaaaataaatcaccgtgtcatccgctcttattcgcttgtgatttgtgttcaccctctctttcgcactcgattatatttctaacactaaccccggcttgtagttgtgcttaaactttataaatttcagatttgcctattcactctccctctaggcgacttttagattCCCACTTATCAATGTCCATAATTCTTCTTCTCCCGTGTTGAACTTTACAAGCTTTGCACTAAGTACCTGCTCAACTTATACCATTAATTGTGTTATCATCcaaaaacaccaaaactcacaagggaCCTTTCAGTTACAGAGCCCTTTAGGGTTTATTTTTGGAGAGAGCCTTATTACAAACCGCCTCATGAGTATCCTCTATTGGGACAGTAACTCCACGCCAGATCCGCTAGGAACATAGTTCCTTTGGTGGTagaacaccaaactcaacaagatGCAGAAGGTCAGCCTCAGAAACGACACAAACATGGTTACCAGCAAAATAAGGGagttggctgttgggatcgatccGAGGGATGTCTGGGATGGTAGCACTCTGTTTTCTTTTCCTGGGAGCCATCATGATTTTTCAAACGACGCAAACGGATTCGGGAACTCAGAAAGCTAGAGAGCGGCGAAGAAAAAAACAAGAACTAGGGTTCATAGCTCAAGAGGACGTCAACAGAAGTTTGGGTTGGCATACTAAGTCGGGCGCAAAGGGGCAGGCCGATAGCTCGGGAGAGTTTTGGTTGCAGCAAAACAACATCActcgggcattacctctaaaatgctagtGAACCGTCAGACACAAGAGCGGAGTATGCAACAACAGATTGGCACGAAAGCAGGTGTTCATTCACCAGTGGGGGAGTCATTATAAAATTGAGaccgactcattatgagtcggccTCCAGCCCTTCAAtcttacattacattacattactacttagactacattacactactagttaaactacattattctactactaactactactactatgctatactaatatttaagccgGTAGCATTATGCCACCGGCCTTGCCATCATCGCCGTTGCCGTCGCTAACACCGCCTTTGCCATCGTCGtcaccgccgctgccgccgccttCGCCACCGTCATCGCTGCTGCCCTCGCCACCGTCATCGCCTCTGTTGTCGCTGCCATCGCTGCTGTCGCCGCCACCGCTGTTGCTGCCGTCGCCCTCGCCACCACTCCCCTCCTCGGAGTCAGAGGAGTCCTCCACCTCCTCCGAGtcgtccgacccaccaatcccccCGCACTCGATGGATCGCCAGTACGCCCGCGCCGCGACGTACAACCCCATGGAGTCGTCCGAATCCTCGGACGACGCCACAGGGACGCCGGAGCAGGTGAGCGATCATACTCGGAGGAGACTTCCTGCAAGTACTCTGAGTCCccgaagtcctccgatggaggactCGAGGGGCACTTGCGCTTCCCGTCAGCAGGGCGGCGCCCTTTCTTGTCCTTCTTGCCTCCGGCCATGGTCCGTGCGGAAGGAGGGGAAGTGAAGAAGAAGGACAAGGCGAGTGAACAAGAACGAGTGGAGAAAGCATCCGGGGCGAGCGGGCTATTTAAAGAGGCCGGAGGCGACCGTCCACTTTCTACCCGCTCACCGAacaaccacaagaattcaattgCAATTCAAACCGCCTGGAAATGAGTCAGGCGTCTGGCGCCGCTTCGCGTAACACGACACCGGATGGAATCAAATCAATCGCTCAGGCAGAGTATTACACCTCTCTGTCATGTCAAGTTACTATTTTAGGACAACGCAATAGACGCCTTTTACTGGACAgacacccattgggtgtaccgCCCGGATTCTCCGAGATTTTCTGAAGCAGTGAAACCTGCAACATATACGCAATGAATATACCGCGACAAGGGGGAAGATCGGCTAAAATGGGAGGAAGTCCAAATGCGGTTACCAAAGCATAAGTCTAATCGGCAGAGGCATTAAAGTATGCGACCGAGTGGCGTCCAGCCAAGGGCCCCTGTTTTGACTAACCGGACTCCAGCTTGTCACCGATCAAATTGATTTTAGACCAAACAAGATACAGACAGATGTCATCACCGAGCTATTCCAAAAGATCATTTTGAGAAAAGCATAAGATTaagacctttgaattgattatttcaaaatcaactcaaagctcaagggctacacccattgggtgcaccttcggcgcACCCAACGGATTCACAAAACTTTGAAGCCgagtgctgatttctaaagcataagatgaagacctttgaattgattatttcaaaatcaactcaaagcttgggggctacacccattgggtgtaccttcggtgcacccaacggATTCACAAAACTTTGAATCCGAGTGCTGATTTCTAAAGGATAAGATCAAGATCTTTcaattgattatttcaaaatcaactcaaagcttgggggctacacccattgggtgcaccttcggtgcacccaacagaTTCACAAAACTTTGAAGCCGAGTGCTGATttgtaaagcataagatgaagacctttaaattgattatttcaaaatcaactcaaagctcgggggctacacccaatgggtgcacaTCCAACGGAGTTACAAACGTATCAAGTCATACAATGAGCCCATAAGCAAGAACCAGTAACCTTTGaatcgattatttcaaaatcaactcaaagattcagGGCTTgtaggggacagatatcccccgggtccactcggGGGCGAAAACTCTGCTCGGGGCCACATGCTAGTCACCCCGCAGTGACGCCTCGTCGTGGGCCGGGCAAAGAGAATGAAGGAAACAGACCGACCCGGGAATGCGATGGGCCCACGCCCGGATTACTCGCGGCTTAGGCGTGATCACGTTGAAGCTGTTCGTTTTTCCCGCGTCCGACATCCTCGAACGTCGGAGATAGCTCGGAGAGGAGGCGCCGGGTTTTCCTCGGGATAGCGAAGTTTGTTCGCTATTAGCTAGGAGATAAGGAGGAAGAGTGTGATCAGTGTGTACGCAGGAAGCACCCtgcggtcgtgtatataaggctaaGGGGGATCCCCATCACTTTCATCTCATTAGCAGCTCAACCTGGTAGACACCACTTGTAAACACTTCCCACATACAAAGTCATCCCAGAaaatagggtattacgctcttcaaagcggcccgaacctgctgaAACTTGCTCGactctctctttctcgtgcacctggcacgaaccatcgagttacAATCCACgaaaccgtcctacccaaaattcAACTGTGGTAAGCATAGGGAACTCAGTCCCACAGTGGATGTCTCCACCATGGTATGGTGGATCATGATCTCACAACGTCCTCTACGCGCGTTGACGAGGATGAGACATGGTGACTTCGTCTCCCTCCATGATCATTGCTTGTTGGAGCAAAGTAAAGGTCCAACTCGTATGGCTTCGATAATATATACTCCATCTGtataaattaaaatttattttcgtcttttaatagattcatacaataattaatatatgtgttttgtatatgtgtctagatttatcATCATATATTTGAATATAGATATAAAAAACGAAGAGTTAAAACGAATACTAATTTGGGATGAAGTATTACCTATAAACCGAGACATTTTTACTTATATTTGTTATACCCATGTGGATACTAAAACAGAAAAGTCAAGAAAAAAAATAAGAACGCATTGGGAGAGCATATGTGTTTGAGCTCAACTTTATCTTTGTCAAAAAAAAAAGAGGAATTTACAGCGGGAACAACCATCTACAAACAAGTCCGTCCTAAGAGAACAAAGTGACGCAAGAACACCGAAGTCCTCTAATCAGATCATCCGCCCGTAGTCATCAAGCTCTGTTTCCTGCGCCGTCTTGTAGCCCACGCTACTGCTGCTTCTGATGTGGGTGGCTTCGCTGCGAGCTCGGCGTCGGGTCCACGGCAACGGCGTCGCCGGCCACGAGCTCCATCTGGTCCTCGAGGTACTTGTGCAGCAGCGCGGCGCGGTGGCCCTCCGCCTCGTGCAACGATCGCTCACCGGGACAGCAACTCCTGCTCTTCGCCGCCGTCACCAGCAGCCTGCGCCGGCGGCGGCGGAAGCGGGCGAAGGCGACGACGACGCAGAGCAGCGGGAGGCAgagcagcagcagcggcagcgCGACGGGCAGCAGGCACAGCGCTAGGCACGACGACCGCcaggccggcgccggcgccgcgcGGCGGGAGGCGGCCCCCATGCATCTATCAGGAGACTAGCGCGACGACGACGGCTGGTGGGCAGCCAGCGGGGCTGCTGCCATGGACAGGGTCGGACTCGAGCGGGAGGTGGTTGCCCGTGCGGACAAGCAGAGTCTCTTTCTTCGCTGCTCCCTTTAATAAGGAGGCTCATTTTACTTTGAATGGAATGGAAAGCGTCTCCAGCCTCTTGTTTAATGGATCTCTCCCTGATATTTTTCTCAATTACTGTACAGGTCGCTTTCTACTGCTGATTATGTTGCTCTCTCTTCTTTTGCCAGGGCTTGTGATGAGAAACTAGAGGTCACCGCCCATTTTCTTAGACCTCTTGGATCTtttaacaaaaaaaagaaaaagaaaaaaactacCTCATTGGTGTACAACACACCATGGCCCTGTTTAATATGATTATAAGCGAATTATAGCTGGAAATGAGACACTGTGGTGTATGGCTATGGAAATTATACTGTTTGACCCATCAAAAGGTGACTTGGGACTGGGATTCAAAATCGAATGCACAAGCTTTATCTCGTGTTCCACACGCTGATCCTGGTCGGGCTTCAATTAAACGTGCAGAGACCCAACACACGTTTTTTACACGCAAGATCTTTGTGCTTATAGTTGCGATTGCGAGCATAGAGGGATGGGGGACGCCGATGTGTATACTGGACGGTGTCTCATTCCTCCGGGATTTGTTTATTCGGGAACCAATAATTCATCACGCTACGCCACGTAGGTACGCGCACTTTAATTAATCAGTTCGTCTCCCACTGATTGACGGCGACGTGCGGGATTATTAAAATATTCACCAGATATTACGACTTTAATTGCGTGATCGAAAGAGGATTTTTGTAGTCACGTCATGCTTCTGTGCTGGATTTGACTTTCCAACTCTTGCTGTTCATTTTTCTCACTTTTACCGTACCCATCATCTTTTAACTGTCATGAGGatgtttggttcagttttttcTGACATCTTTTTTAAAAATGTAGCTGTAGAAAGATTCTAAGTATCGTGGGGATTACGTGTGGAAGAAGATAAAGTGATTTAAATGATTCAGAATCTAAAAAAGCAACGGATTCCTACTTTTGTGGTGACTCGACTAATTCTGTGTCCATATTGATTTTGGACGATTTTTACCAAACGGTTCTTATAGAAGCAGGCTGAAAAGTTGTGGCGTTTGATAGTTCACAACaggttttggtggccagaagctaaaAAAACCAAACAAACAAGACATATCTCTAACATCTTATTTATTATCATCCCGTATTTAAACTACATTCTATAAACAATGTAGACTTTAGCACAACATTGTGCAAAATAGTGTTTTAGATTACTATATGAATTAACTGCTACAAACGGTCTAAGACTAGCTCCAACAATGAGCTCTAAAGGGTCctgtaccctaaatttagaggacgaggacgtcctctactccctccagcaacgtcctctaaacggtcctctaaatttagagaacgctgctggatcctctatatgtagagtttctctaaacggttctctatctatttgaatactttaaacaaccggtttaataaaactaaaatatgtacaatacatttgagagtatgacaaatacgtatgtataaaaattaaaaaatttaaaatgtctttattatatttatttacatatagaggacgtgatttagaggacgttgttggagagaaagtagatataggagatggaatcttttagagaagactgtaaaggacggatatagaggatgtatatagaggacgttgctggagacagtctaaCGGGGCCACCGCGAAGGAGTAATGTGTGATGAGAGATcagacctgttggggacttgttctcaaacgctatgagttaagaacaaggcaacacagagaatgttaaacgttaaaatcattcgtccttcgaagcattatatcccttttgAGAAATAAtgttttttggacgaaggttgagaaggacgtaccttcgtcaaagcGACATATGAACGAGGAAAAGAAAACATATGAGGTGCAAAAGATAATATCAACAGTTATTTATTACCATCAACTCATTTTTATATTATAttattattaaggaaaaataggaatgttaacaagttacaaaagtaccttcggcttgaaagaaagtgaaagtacaagcgtgatgcaaaagcaaagatgtctagtcagcgtgaacagtacgagagtgttgttcatctatttataggcatgggtcacagcccatgtaaaattacatccaggtctTTTGCATTTGctgataactctatagtaattcatcggggtctagatagccttttcccctttaagtcagtttcctttttcctgtcattattccgaagctcccttgcgcacagcttcggctctgttccatccttcgtttcccTTGTGCTTCTTTATACTGTGATTTGgactcaagtccgaagggtccaagtccgaaggtacctgctcatgtattattgtcggcgtttcgaccccgggggggtccctggaccgacgagtaaattgtcgctgcgtgtcccagcccagatgggtcggcgcgagacggaacacaagggggaaaacagtaaggggaaccgcggcctcgtgttgtcctgcgcccagggcggatgcgcttgcagtagggggttacaagcgttcgtgagggagagagggagagcctgtgcgtcggcccgttctcccgcgcggccaccttctcgtgtgagggccctggaccttccttttatagatgtaaggagagggtccaggtgtacaatggggagcgtagcaatgcgctaacgtgtctagcagggaggagccagagccctgtgtacatgccgacgtggctgttggagaggtgttgctgccctgttcatgtgatgtcgtggccgtcggaggagcgcttgagccctgtggaagcacagctgtcggggctgtcggatccttgctgacgtctccttgcttctgtaaggggccgagaaccgccgtcgtcatggagcacgcagggtgccatcattacctgttttaccggggcgagccagatgggacgccggtcttgttccccgtagcctgagctagctaggggtagggtaatgatggccccccctgtgacgtggtcggtccgagcccgaggtcgggcgaggcggtgactcctccaaggtcgaggctgagtccgagcccttgggtcgggcgaggcggagaccgtcttccgaggtcgaggtggagtccgagccctagggtcaggcgaggcggagaccgtcttccggggtcgaggttgagttcgagccctggggtcgggcgaggcggagaccgtcttccggggtcgaggttgagtccgagccctggggtcaggcgaggcggagaccgtcttccggggttgaggttgagtccgagccctgggctcgggcgaggcggagaccgtcttccggagtcgaggttgagtccgagacctggggtcgggcgaggcggagtccgtcgtccgaggtcgaggttgagtccgagccctagggtcgggcgaggcggagcttcctaaggcgcctgaggccggacttggcggctgtcagcctcaccctgacgggtggcacagcagtcggagcagcaggcggcgctgttttcctgtcaggtcagccagtggaggggtgaagtgactgcggtcacttcggctctgtcgactgaagagcgcgcgtcaggataaggtgtcaggcgatccttgcattgaatgctcctgcgatccggtcggctggcgaggtgatctggccaaggttgcttctccgcgaagcctgcccgagctgggcctcgggcgagtcgaaggtgcgcctgttgtttgaggggaccctcgggcgagacatgaatcctcctgggtcggctgtctttgcccaaggctgggctcgggcaaggcgagatcgtgtcccttgggtgGACGGAGCCTGGACTTGAAttacgcccatcaggcctttgcagctttgtgctgatgggggttaccagctgagattaggagtcttgggggtacccctaattatggtccccgacagtagcccccgagcctcaaagggagtgtgggtactcgcttggaggctttgtcgcacttttttgcaaggggaccgacctctctcggttgcatttcgttccggtgggtgcgcgcgagcgcacccgccgggtgtagcccccaaggcctcggaggagtggttttactccttcgaggtcttaatgcctttcgtgatgcctcggccggtctggttgttccctcatgcgaactggtcgtagcccagatgcatagtcaggttccgagttctcgggctggtatgttgacgctgtcaacggtttggccggagccaggtttgcgagagcagcccccgagcctccgcacagagcgagaggacggtc
Proteins encoded:
- the LOC100277850 gene encoding uncharacterized protein LOC100277850 — encoded protein: MGAASRRAAPAPAWRSSCLALCLLPVALPLLLLCLPLLCVVVAFARFRRRRRRLLVTAAKSRSCCPGERSLHEAEGHRAALLHKYLEDQMELVAGDAVAVDPTPSSQRSHPHQKQQ